One genomic window of Arthrobacter sp. KBS0703 includes the following:
- a CDS encoding type IV toxin-antitoxin system AbiEi family antitoxin domain-containing protein translates to MDPTDILQSAGDVLLTRDVLARGSSEAALRRAIRHGDVVRLERGLLAVAGADPELVAAGRSRGRLTCASAAPRYALWQLRPAARMSCSTRSCAGRPWKRW, encoded by the coding sequence ATGGACCCAACGGACATCCTCCAATCGGCCGGCGACGTACTGCTCACCCGGGACGTGCTGGCCCGGGGCTCCTCCGAGGCCGCCCTCCGCCGAGCCATCCGGCACGGCGATGTGGTCAGGCTGGAACGGGGCCTGCTGGCCGTCGCCGGAGCCGACCCGGAACTCGTGGCCGCCGGACGTTCCCGGGGCCGGCTCACATGCGCCTCGGCCGCCCCGAGGTACGCCCTCTGGCAGTTGCGTCCTGCAGCCCGGATGTCCTGCTCCACGCGCTCCTGTGCCGGCCGCCCCTGGAAGCGCTGGTGA
- a CDS encoding LLM class flavin-dependent oxidoreductase: protein MTVPLSILDLATIGKGQTAAESFAGSVAMAQLAEKLGYRRVWYAEHHNMSSIASSATSVLIAHVAAKTETIRLGAGGVMLPNHSPLTIAEQFGTLATLHPGRIDLGLGRAPGSDQNTMRALRRDPQSAETFPQDVLELQGYLSGPTRIQGVEATPGKGTNVPLYILGSSLFGARLAAQLGLPFAFASHFAPNALQDAVAIYRREFQPSEQQATPHVIAGVNVIAADSAPEAQDMFRATLRARVSLFFGGGREFTDDEADMVLDSPQGQHVSQMMKYSAVGTPDAVMEYVDGFAKHADADELIVAHQSTATESRLRSVELLAEVAGLARV from the coding sequence GTGACTGTTCCCCTCTCCATCCTTGACCTTGCGACCATCGGCAAGGGCCAGACAGCGGCGGAGAGCTTTGCCGGCAGCGTCGCCATGGCCCAGCTTGCGGAGAAACTCGGTTACCGGCGGGTCTGGTACGCCGAACACCACAACATGTCCTCGATCGCGTCCTCTGCCACGAGCGTCCTGATTGCGCACGTCGCGGCGAAGACGGAGACCATCCGGCTCGGGGCGGGCGGGGTGATGCTCCCCAACCATTCGCCGCTCACCATTGCCGAACAGTTCGGGACGCTGGCTACCCTGCATCCGGGACGCATCGACCTGGGGCTTGGCCGTGCCCCGGGCAGCGACCAGAACACCATGCGGGCGCTCCGCCGGGATCCCCAGTCGGCGGAGACCTTCCCGCAGGACGTCCTGGAACTGCAGGGATACCTGAGCGGCCCCACGCGCATCCAGGGTGTCGAGGCAACGCCGGGCAAGGGCACCAACGTGCCCCTCTACATCCTGGGGTCCTCGCTGTTTGGGGCACGGCTGGCCGCGCAGCTGGGCCTGCCCTTCGCCTTCGCCTCCCACTTCGCGCCGAATGCGCTGCAGGACGCCGTGGCCATCTACCGCCGGGAATTCCAGCCGTCCGAGCAGCAGGCCACGCCGCACGTCATCGCCGGTGTGAACGTGATCGCCGCCGATTCGGCACCGGAAGCACAGGACATGTTCCGGGCCACGCTGCGCGCCCGCGTCTCGCTGTTTTTCGGTGGCGGGAGGGAATTCACGGACGACGAAGCCGACATGGTCCTCGATTCCCCGCAGGGGCAGCACGTGTCCCAGATGATGAAGTATTCGGCGGTGGGAACGCCGGACGCCGTGATGGAGTACGTGGACGGGTTCGCCAAGCACGCCGACGCCGACGAGCTCATCGTGGCTCACCAGAGCACAGCGACGGAATCGCGTCTCCGGTCGGTGGAATTACTGGCCGAGGTTGCTGGCCTGGCGCGCGTTTAG